The following is a genomic window from Cuculus canorus isolate bCucCan1 chromosome 22, bCucCan1.pri, whole genome shotgun sequence.
aagaaagaagaaacacagcagtCTAGAAAAAGTTCTCCTAAATCTACTGAGCCAGTAATGGACTTGCTAGGACTCGGTAAGAGCCTTTCCAGCCTTATCACGCTTATTCCAGTGCCCTGCACACCAGCTTTGATCCTGTGAATTCAGTGAGCTCGTAGTACTTATTTTCTGTGTCAGGTGAACAGTAGCTGATAGGAACACTGGAGAGTTTTGCTTAAACTACTACAGCACAATGTAAGTGCAGCATTgagcactgcagcagaaatggTTTTCCTTTTGCCGGTGCAGTGGTGGTGCCTGTAGTGTTGCGGGAGCAGCTGTAGTGGTCTCCAGGCACCATGTGGTTCCTGGCTGCTCTGAGGTTAACAGGATAGAGATGGCACAGGGCACTTCCTTGGGCCTGAGCCAGTTCCTTCTCAAAACCAGAAGGACAAGCAAAGAGCTGGCAGCGTGGCTTGGCTGAAGCCAACGGTTCAAGTCACTGGGTTGAGCAGCATATGTGCAAACTGCTGCCCCTTGGCCTGAGGCTGTCGGTGTGGACATCCCTCATGACTCTGTCTCTCCTAGATGTTCCTGTGACAACCGCGGTTACAAACGGCAGGCCGAGCAGCTTAGAGAAGGATCTAGATCTTTTTGCATCAGTAGGATCAAACTCAGACTCCAGGAAGGTAAGCAGGGAACATCGGGGCTTGACAAAGCCCAGCCTGGTGCGTGACTGGGATGATCTGTGTCCTGCCCTAGTGCTGAACGCAGCCGTGGCTCTTGTGCTGTCTCCATTTCAGATCACTGGCTCTATGCCAACATCTGGAAGTGCTGGTTCTGTTCCTGAAAACCTGAATCTCTTCCCTGAGCCAGGAGGCAAAGGGGAGGAAGTGGGGAAGAAGCAGCTCTCTAAAGACTCCATCCTCTCCTTGTACGGCTCTCAAACACCTCAGCTGCCTGCACAAGGTAACAGATCTCAGAATAGAGCTGTTGAACACAGCACACTAATTCCGAGTGGGTGGGGTGTCCTGATAGCTGACAAGCAAGGATGTGCGAATGTAGGTGGTCCTTCTTGAGAACTGGTGAGTAGCATAATGAGCTTAGTCTGGCTGTCATGGCCAAGTGAGCGCTGTGATAGTCTCTGATTTGAAGGTCAGCATTTCAGCCGCTGACAACGAATGCAACAGTTCTTCCCTTCATTGCGTCTCTGCCTTTTTTTAGGAGCAATGTTCATGGCCCCGGCGCAGATGGCATATCCTGCAGCAGCGTATACTGGCTTTCCAGGAGTGGCTCCCTCCAGCAGCATAGTGGGAGGCATGATGGCCCCATCGGTGGGAATGATGgcccagcctggagctgcagggatggtggctcCTATGGCCATACCAGCCGGATACGTGGGTAACGTGCAGGCAGCTGTCATCGGTGTCCCCAACGGCATGATGGCTGCGCAGCAGGCTGGCTACGTAGCTGGCATGGCAGCAGTTCCCCAGCCCGTCTATGGTGTGCAGCCAGCGCAGCAGCTTCAGTGGAACATTGCTCAGGTGAGGGGTGATCTGCCGCTGCCCTGGAGgtggagggagggcaggggagggaTGCACGTAGAATTAATCCTAGCCTGTGACCTCTTCCATAACCTGGCTCCTGGGGTTGGGTTGGGGTTGGTCTTCTGGGACTGCAGGCAAATGGACGGGGGTCAAAGAGGAGTAACTTCTTCAGAGGTTTTAGTGGTGGAGAACAAAAATCAGTGCAACATCAGCTAAAACTAGAACTTCCTCAGCTTGCTAGTTGGGCGTACGCCTGAGAAACCAGTGACTTCTGTTCACTGTAACTCTTTAGAAGAACTTGCTTTAGCCTGTAAGATGTTTGGGAGCAGGAGTTTTACCCTTCACTGCCATGGGCTGGCAGTCTCCGTGACAGAGCCTTgacttctctcctcttccctttgcaGATGACCCAGCAGATGGCTGGGATGAACTTCTATGGAGCTAATGGCATGATGGGATATGGACAGTCAATGGGTAGTGgaggtgcccagggaagcaatCAGTCCCTCAGCACTCAGATGTGGAAATGATCCCTTGCGTTGTGACCATTTTTGccttctgttctgttcttcaaAACTGCTCCATGAGACATTCAGGGTTTTTCTTTCCGGCTGGCTGCCCAGCCTGAGCCTCTTTCCATAACTGAGACCCATCTCTGCCTTTTCACTGTCAGACACGGTGAAACCTCATTGACCAGAACATGAGCTCCCCTTGTATTTAGCACAGTCAATGCACACTTCTGGGGTGGACCCCCTCCTTGCACAAACCTCCACTAATGCTTCTGGGTAGCACTTACCGTCCTGCTGGGCATCTGAGCAGAGGTGGGACTGAGGAACGTGGGAATCTGTACTCAACACTGCCTGTAAGGTCAGGCCTTTTAAGAGTCACTTAAACTCCAGTATTAGGAGGGGATTTGGTTAGCAGAGGGGTGGAAACCTTGTTTGGTGCTGAGGAACTGGATTTTAACCCAAGCCCAGGGGCAAGCAAGCCTTGCTACCTCTTCCCTTGAGTGGAGTTCTCCGGAGCTGAGGCCTTGCTGTGCTTGGCTCGCCAACCCTCATTGGAACCAAAGTCATTTTGAAgacccctctccctccccccgtGAGCAAGCAGGATTCTCGCACAGTGTGGGGGCAAGCTGTTTAGAATGTGAAACTTGCACTTCAGAGTGGCTTTTCTGTCTAATATGTGGTATTGATGTATTTAACTTTTAACGATCTAACTGAGAGTTAACTTATCAAGGGCTGAGAGCCCGCTGCAAGTTTTCTTACACTTTTAAAATGACTATGACATCCTAATTTATActtttttcatatgttttgtTCCTGTGTAATCCCGGTACCCCTTACCAGCTCgcttttgacattttaatcTAGGCCTAAGAAGTGGGTGGgtcagatttcttttctcatcttcaGTAGAACACAGCTGCTTCAAGTCATCGGCGTGAGCAAGAAATCAGATTTCTGCGGTCTGCTTTACCCTGTGTATATGGAAATTCCCCAATAAAACATTGCGGTGAAACCTCAACTGACTTCTCTTGTTT
Proteins encoded in this region:
- the SMAP2 gene encoding stromal membrane-associated protein 2 isoform X2, which codes for MLYHVVWPRWASWNIGVFICIRCAGIHRNLGVHISRVKSVNLDQWTQEQIQCMQEMGNGKANRLYEAYLPENFRRPQTDQAVESFIRDKYEKKKYMDRSIDISAFRKEKDDKWKRSNEPVSERKLEPIVFEKVKMPQKKEETQQSRKSSPKSTEPVMDLLGLDVPVTTAVTNGRPSSLEKDLDLFASVGSNSDSRKITGSMPTSGSAGSVPENLNLFPEPGGKGEEVGKKQLSKDSILSLYGSQTPQLPAQGAMFMAPAQMAYPAAAYTGFPGVAPSSSIVGGMMAPSVGMMAQPGAAGMVAPMAIPAGYVGNVQAAVIGVPNGMMAAQQAGYVAGMAAVPQPVYGVQPAQQLQWNIAQMTQQMAGMNFYGANGMMGYGQSMGSGGAQGSNQSLSTQMWK
- the SMAP2 gene encoding stromal membrane-associated protein 2 isoform X1, which encodes MTGKSVRDVDRYQAVLASLLVEEENKFCADCQAKGPRWASWNIGVFICIRCAGIHRNLGVHISRVKSVNLDQWTQEQIQCMQEMGNGKANRLYEAYLPENFRRPQTDQAVESFIRDKYEKKKYMDRSIDISAFRKEKDDKWKRSNEPVSERKLEPIVFEKVKMPQKKEETQQSRKSSPKSTEPVMDLLGLDVPVTTAVTNGRPSSLEKDLDLFASVGSNSDSRKITGSMPTSGSAGSVPENLNLFPEPGGKGEEVGKKQLSKDSILSLYGSQTPQLPAQGAMFMAPAQMAYPAAAYTGFPGVAPSSSIVGGMMAPSVGMMAQPGAAGMVAPMAIPAGYVGNVQAAVIGVPNGMMAAQQAGYVAGMAAVPQPVYGVQPAQQLQWNIAQMTQQMAGMNFYGANGMMGYGQSMGSGGAQGSNQSLSTQMWK